The following proteins are encoded in a genomic region of Dokdonia donghaensis DSW-1:
- the dnaE gene encoding DNA polymerase III subunit alpha — protein MYLIFDTETTGLPKNWNAPITDSDNWPRCIQIAWQLHDEMGQVIEHQDYLVKPDGFDIPYDAERIHGISTALAEKDGVALSEVLEKFNIALSQAKYVVGQNVGFDTNIMGAEFHRLNIGNDLQELPVLDTCTEKTATLCQLPGGRGGKFKLPTLTELHKHLFGEGFGEAHNATADVEATTRCFLELIRQRVYTKEELDVQPDYFDRFSQANPQPIEFIGLKHINLKKASEQIAKKLAAQNEAPEISQTELEDNAAKLSEVKFAHLHNHSQFSILQSTASVQDIVKAAAAQKMPAVAMTDMGNMMGAFHFTKAVKSHNAGVKKANAAAVEAGEEPEGVPLKAIIGCEFNVCVDHKNKSQKDNGYQIVILAKNKNGYQNLCKMASIAYTDGFYYVPRIDRNVIMQYRDDLIVLTGNLYGEVPSKILNVGEKQAEEALVWWKEQFGDDLYVELMRHGQEDEDRVMPVLIALSRKHNIKTVASNNTFYIDKSDADAHDVLLCVKDGEKVATPKGRGRGYRYGLPNDEYYFKSGEEMKTLFADVPEAILNVQEVVDKIEPYELARDVLLPAFDIPQEFVSPEDAIDGGKRGENAFLRHLVYEGAKKRYGEELSEEVTERLDFELDVIEKTGYPGYFLIVEDFIREARNMDVSVGPGRGSAAGSVAAYCLWITNIDPMKYDLLFERFLNPDRVSMPDIDIDFDDEGRGRVMQYVIDKYGANQVAQIITYGTMAAKSSIRDTSRALDLSLGDADRIAKLIPTMSKLRKIFGKTDAELRSAFRSDDLPKVQELINIETQDNLEGQMLRQARQLEGSVRNTGIHACGVIITPDDITNFVPVALAKDSDLYVTQFDNSVVEEAGLLKMDFLGLKTLTLIKDTVKLVKYRHNVDLDPENFPLDDEKTYELFQRGDTVGIFQYESPGMQKHMQSLKPTVFEDLIAMNALYRPGPMEYIPSFVRRKHGEEEIEYDLPAMEEYLKETYGITVYQEQVMLLSQKLADFTKGEADVLRKAMGKKQIAVLDKMKPKFIEQASAKGHDPEKLEKIWKDWEAFAAYAFNKSHSTCYAWIAYQTAYLKAHYPAEYLAAVLSNNMNDIKQVTFFMEEAKRMGLEVLGPDVNESFRKFTVNDNGAVRFGMGAVKGVGTGAVATIVENRKDGKYKSVFDFARRVDLRAANKKAFESLALAGGFDELDGDTHRAQFFNDNGDGITFLEKAVKYGARYQENENSSQVSLFGESSEVQIPEPEVPPCEEWGTMEKLKREKEVVGVYISGHPLDDFKTEMETFCNATVSHFNQMEAFVNRELTFGGVITDVQHRVSKNGKGWAAFTVEDFTDSFEFRMFGEEYLKMRHFLIPNSFIHAKVFIKDGFTNRETGRKGDPRTQFNSIQQLQDVMENNAKKLTINIDINEVAEARVAEIKEILDQHMGSAKLHFQVFEPKEKIYVKMPSKKIKVKICQELLDSLDHNKIHYKLN, from the coding sequence ATGTACCTCATTTTTGACACCGAAACTACAGGACTTCCAAAAAACTGGAACGCTCCTATTACAGACTCAGACAACTGGCCACGCTGTATACAGATAGCCTGGCAGCTGCACGATGAGATGGGACAAGTCATAGAGCACCAAGATTATCTAGTAAAGCCAGATGGTTTTGACATTCCCTATGATGCAGAGCGTATACACGGGATATCAACAGCGCTGGCAGAAAAAGATGGAGTAGCACTCTCAGAGGTTCTTGAGAAGTTTAATATCGCACTATCTCAAGCAAAATATGTGGTGGGTCAAAACGTAGGTTTTGATACAAATATTATGGGCGCCGAGTTTCACAGACTCAACATTGGTAACGACCTGCAAGAGCTACCCGTACTAGATACGTGTACAGAAAAAACAGCAACACTTTGCCAGTTACCAGGAGGGCGAGGTGGAAAATTTAAACTACCTACACTTACAGAATTACACAAACATCTTTTTGGTGAGGGTTTTGGAGAAGCCCACAATGCTACGGCAGATGTTGAGGCGACTACGCGTTGCTTTTTAGAACTTATACGCCAGCGTGTTTATACAAAAGAGGAGCTAGATGTACAGCCAGACTATTTTGACAGGTTCTCTCAAGCAAACCCGCAGCCTATTGAGTTTATAGGGCTCAAGCACATCAATCTCAAAAAAGCCTCTGAGCAAATTGCAAAAAAACTAGCTGCGCAAAATGAAGCCCCAGAAATATCACAAACAGAACTAGAAGATAATGCGGCCAAGCTCTCTGAGGTTAAGTTTGCCCATCTACATAACCACTCACAGTTTTCTATACTGCAGTCTACCGCTAGCGTACAAGATATTGTAAAGGCTGCTGCGGCTCAAAAAATGCCTGCAGTCGCTATGACAGATATGGGTAATATGATGGGGGCTTTTCACTTTACAAAAGCGGTAAAGTCACATAACGCAGGCGTAAAAAAAGCAAATGCCGCAGCCGTAGAGGCGGGAGAAGAACCAGAAGGAGTACCTCTTAAAGCCATTATAGGTTGTGAGTTTAACGTATGTGTAGACCACAAAAACAAAAGCCAGAAGGACAATGGGTACCAAATAGTAATCCTTGCCAAAAATAAAAATGGATATCAAAACCTCTGTAAAATGGCGTCTATTGCCTACACAGATGGTTTTTATTATGTACCTCGTATAGATCGTAATGTGATAATGCAATATCGCGATGATCTTATTGTACTCACAGGTAACCTATATGGAGAGGTGCCTAGCAAAATACTTAACGTAGGCGAAAAACAAGCCGAGGAAGCGCTCGTTTGGTGGAAAGAACAGTTTGGTGATGATCTTTATGTTGAGTTAATGCGTCACGGGCAAGAAGATGAGGATAGGGTGATGCCTGTTCTTATTGCGCTTTCGCGAAAGCATAATATTAAAACCGTCGCATCAAATAACACGTTTTACATCGATAAATCTGATGCAGATGCGCACGATGTATTGCTTTGTGTAAAAGATGGAGAAAAAGTGGCAACGCCAAAGGGACGTGGTCGTGGCTATCGTTATGGCCTTCCTAATGATGAGTACTACTTTAAAAGTGGAGAGGAAATGAAAACCCTCTTTGCAGATGTGCCAGAAGCTATTTTAAATGTACAAGAGGTTGTTGATAAAATCGAACCTTATGAACTAGCGAGAGACGTACTGCTTCCAGCTTTTGACATACCTCAAGAATTTGTATCTCCAGAAGATGCAATAGATGGTGGAAAACGTGGTGAAAATGCTTTTTTAAGACATCTGGTTTATGAAGGTGCAAAAAAACGCTATGGCGAAGAACTCTCAGAAGAAGTTACAGAACGTTTAGATTTTGAGCTTGACGTTATAGAAAAAACAGGATACCCGGGTTACTTCTTGATTGTAGAAGATTTTATACGCGAGGCTCGTAATATGGATGTATCTGTAGGACCTGGTCGTGGATCTGCCGCGGGATCTGTTGCAGCATACTGTTTATGGATTACAAACATAGACCCAATGAAGTATGACCTACTTTTTGAGCGTTTCTTAAATCCGGATCGTGTGAGTATGCCCGATATTGATATTGATTTTGATGATGAAGGTCGCGGGCGTGTAATGCAATATGTAATAGATAAGTATGGTGCAAATCAAGTTGCACAAATTATTACATACGGTACAATGGCTGCAAAGTCTTCTATACGTGATACCTCTAGAGCACTAGATCTATCACTAGGAGATGCAGATCGTATTGCAAAGCTTATACCTACTATGAGTAAGCTGCGAAAGATATTTGGAAAAACAGATGCAGAGCTACGTAGCGCGTTTAGATCTGATGATCTTCCAAAAGTGCAGGAGCTTATTAATATAGAAACACAAGACAATCTGGAAGGCCAAATGCTAAGGCAAGCACGCCAACTAGAGGGATCTGTACGTAACACGGGGATACACGCCTGTGGAGTGATTATTACACCAGATGATATTACAAATTTTGTACCTGTTGCACTAGCAAAAGACTCAGATCTCTATGTAACACAGTTTGACAACTCTGTAGTAGAAGAGGCTGGATTGCTTAAAATGGACTTCTTGGGTCTGAAGACCCTTACACTTATAAAGGACACTGTTAAGCTTGTAAAGTATCGCCACAATGTAGATCTGGATCCTGAGAATTTCCCTCTGGATGATGAAAAAACATACGAACTCTTCCAGCGTGGAGATACCGTAGGGATTTTTCAATATGAATCACCTGGTATGCAAAAGCATATGCAATCTCTTAAACCTACCGTTTTTGAAGATCTTATTGCGATGAATGCCCTTTATCGTCCAGGTCCTATGGAATACATTCCCTCCTTTGTAAGAAGGAAGCACGGAGAAGAAGAAATTGAGTATGATCTCCCAGCGATGGAAGAGTACTTAAAAGAGACTTATGGTATTACTGTATATCAAGAGCAAGTGATGCTTCTATCTCAAAAACTTGCCGACTTTACAAAGGGTGAGGCAGATGTACTGCGTAAGGCAATGGGTAAAAAGCAAATTGCAGTTCTTGATAAAATGAAGCCTAAGTTTATAGAACAGGCATCTGCAAAAGGACACGATCCAGAAAAGCTGGAAAAAATATGGAAAGACTGGGAGGCTTTTGCCGCGTATGCCTTTAACAAGTCTCACTCTACCTGTTATGCTTGGATTGCTTATCAAACAGCATATCTAAAAGCACACTACCCAGCAGAGTATCTTGCCGCTGTACTTTCTAATAATATGAATGATATAAAGCAAGTAACATTCTTTATGGAAGAGGCAAAACGTATGGGACTAGAAGTACTAGGCCCAGATGTAAATGAATCTTTTAGAAAATTTACTGTAAATGATAATGGCGCTGTGCGTTTTGGTATGGGTGCGGTAAAAGGCGTAGGTACAGGAGCGGTTGCCACTATTGTAGAAAATAGAAAAGATGGTAAGTACAAATCTGTTTTTGACTTTGCACGTCGCGTAGATTTACGTGCAGCAAATAAGAAAGCCTTTGAAAGCCTTGCCCTTGCTGGTGGTTTTGACGAACTAGACGGCGACACCCACCGAGCGCAGTTCTTTAATGATAATGGTGATGGGATTACCTTTTTAGAAAAAGCTGTAAAGTACGGTGCTCGCTATCAAGAGAATGAAAATAGCTCGCAGGTAAGCCTTTTTGGCGAGTCAAGTGAGGTGCAAATTCCAGAACCAGAAGTTCCGCCGTGTGAAGAATGGGGCACAATGGAGAAGCTCAAACGTGAGAAAGAAGTGGTAGGTGTATATATATCTGGTCACCCACTAGATGATTTTAAAACCGAGATGGAAACCTTTTGTAACGCAACAGTTAGCCACTTTAACCAGATGGAAGCTTTTGTAAATAGGGAGCTCACCTTTGGCGGGGTGATTACAGATGTACAACATCGCGTATCAAAAAATGGTAAAGGCTGGGCTGCCTTTACAGTAGAGGATTTTACAGATAGTTTTGAGTTTAGAATGTTTGGAGAAGAGTACCTCAAGATGAGGCACTTCTTAATACCTAATAGTTTTATACACGCAAAGGTCTTTATAAAAGACGGCTTTACTAATAGGGAAACTGGACGAAAAGGAGATCCTCGCACACAGTTTAACAGTATACAGCAACTTCAAGATGTTATGGAGAATAATGCAAAAAAGCTCACCATAAACATTGATATTAATGAAGTAGCTGAAGCTCGTGTAGCCGAAATTAAAGAAATATTAGACCAACATATGGGTAGTGCAAAACTGCACTTTCAAGTCTTTGAACCTAAGGAAAAAATCTACGTAAAAATGCCTAGCAAAAAGATCAAGGTCAAAATTTGCCAAGAACTACTAGATTCTCTAGATCACAATAAAATACACTATAAGTTAAACTAA
- a CDS encoding helix-turn-helix transcriptional regulator, translated as MFKKILAAEDIDNIKLGVSSILKQLKIPEVVHVEYCDEAFLEFKMAIQDNAPFDLLITDLSFKESHRKERLTSGEHLFKALKEVDPSIKVIVYSMEDHPQRFDSLWKSGLLDGYVCKDRRGLENLKEAIEQVAKGEKYISQHLADNVKQKNLVELNNYDIELLSLLADGATQDEIQHYFKSKNMKPYSRSSIEKRLRELRTEFGAKTTIHLIRLLADLRLI; from the coding sequence ATGTTTAAAAAAATTCTAGCGGCCGAGGATATAGACAACATAAAACTAGGTGTCTCTTCTATTCTTAAACAGCTCAAAATACCAGAAGTCGTACACGTGGAGTACTGTGATGAAGCTTTTTTAGAGTTTAAAATGGCCATACAAGACAACGCTCCCTTTGACCTTTTAATTACAGACCTCTCCTTTAAAGAATCTCATCGCAAAGAACGCCTTACCTCTGGAGAACACCTTTTTAAAGCATTAAAAGAGGTAGACCCGTCCATTAAGGTAATCGTCTACTCTATGGAGGATCACCCACAACGTTTTGACAGCCTTTGGAAATCTGGCTTGCTAGATGGTTATGTTTGTAAAGATAGACGAGGACTAGAAAATCTTAAGGAAGCCATAGAGCAGGTCGCAAAAGGTGAAAAATACATCTCTCAACACCTTGCAGATAATGTAAAACAAAAAAATCTGGTAGAACTCAATAACTACGACATCGAGCTATTAAGTCTTCTCGCAGATGGGGCTACACAAGATGAAATACAGCATTATTTTAAATCCAAAAATATGAAACCTTACAGCCGCAGTAGTATTGAGAAGCGACTGCGTGAGTTGCGCACTGAGTTTGGTGCAAAAACTACCATACACCTCATACGCTTACTAGCCGACTTGCGCCTGATTTAA
- the rimM gene encoding ribosome maturation factor RimM (Essential for efficient processing of 16S rRNA) produces the protein MKKEECFYLGKIVRKYSFKGELLAKLDTDEPDQYVDMDSVFIDFGPSLVPYFIESSQLHKSTLLRVKFEDIDTEEDADDMIGAGLYLPLDLLPELSGDQFYFHEVVGFTAVDKAFGEIGTITYVNDSNTQAIFEIDRDGSQVLIPMVDDFIKKVDRENKQMHFELPEGLIDLYI, from the coding sequence ATGAAAAAGGAAGAATGTTTTTACCTAGGTAAAATAGTGCGCAAGTACAGCTTTAAAGGCGAGCTGCTCGCAAAACTAGATACAGACGAGCCAGACCAGTATGTAGATATGGACTCTGTCTTTATAGATTTTGGACCTAGTCTTGTACCTTATTTTATTGAGTCTTCACAGTTGCACAAATCTACATTGCTACGTGTAAAATTTGAAGATATAGATACAGAAGAAGATGCAGATGATATGATAGGAGCAGGTTTATACCTTCCCCTAGATTTACTTCCTGAGCTAAGTGGGGATCAGTTTTACTTTCACGAGGTAGTAGGCTTTACTGCGGTAGACAAGGCTTTTGGAGAAATAGGAACTATCACTTATGTAAATGACAGTAATACACAGGCTATTTTTGAAATAGATCGTGACGGCTCTCAAGTACTCATCCCTATGGTAGATGACTTTATCAAAAAGGTAGACCGCGAGAATAAGCAAATGCATTTTGAATTACCTGAAGGCTTGATAGATTTATATATATAA
- a CDS encoding tetratricopeptide repeat-containing sensor histidine kinase — protein MKKFVLSSLFLLYSFTVYSTLPSQKYKAEDSLLYYKKLSRKKKESYKDRLAANDKAIYWSRQVSDSVYLEQLIYRCDLYYYDKQYDQAIAQTKTVLDEATRLKSKRFIAQSYDNQGNIYKKKQNTSEAFTNYVHAIELFTELKDSIQIIKISKKASYIQTSLGDIDGAEYTIVNALDYSNTLKDPSEISWFYDILGRVYRERGLWKEAIRYHRKALQLANASSSKASLINNYAITLLKSGDNNGAIQQLEVGLAYKDSLSLKTLYRLKDNYGFAKSRAGHKDAIPLLEEALDLRSDINDIPGEYASHIHLAEAYMALENTKKTAYHAQQAYNISSKAKNTEAVIKALDYLIPVTKESNVLFEEYTSLSDSLTKAQNKAKFDFAKLRYDVEKAEERENIALQKITASQLREDIAIRKRNWALAGIGALLIIGIVFILYQREKSKKQRILDRYETEKRLAKKLHDELANEIYLVMNEVENEVHSPAVADRLEDIYKLSRDLSRETKPIQTDENFPTELAMNLQTYTSSERKLILRGLESINWSVINPEVKIEIYRVLQELMTNMRKHSKASLVALVFKSVDKLLEINYSDNGKGVSLSRDNRGSGLLNTQTRLKSLGGEIKFDSAVDEGFRAELSIPI, from the coding sequence ATGAAAAAGTTTGTTCTATCATCCCTTTTTTTACTGTATAGTTTTACGGTTTACAGCACCCTCCCATCTCAGAAATATAAGGCTGAGGATAGTTTACTGTACTACAAAAAGTTAAGCCGTAAAAAAAAAGAATCTTACAAAGATAGACTGGCAGCAAATGATAAAGCAATTTACTGGTCAAGACAAGTGTCTGACTCTGTATACCTTGAACAACTAATCTATAGGTGTGATTTGTATTATTATGATAAGCAATACGATCAAGCAATTGCCCAGACTAAAACAGTATTAGACGAAGCAACTAGACTAAAAAGCAAGCGATTTATCGCTCAATCTTATGATAATCAAGGAAATATTTATAAGAAAAAACAGAATACTTCTGAGGCTTTTACAAACTATGTACACGCCATAGAACTCTTTACTGAGTTAAAGGATAGTATACAGATTATAAAAATTTCAAAAAAAGCGAGCTACATACAAACCAGTCTTGGCGATATAGATGGAGCAGAATATACTATTGTAAATGCTCTTGACTATAGTAACACATTAAAGGACCCATCAGAAATCTCTTGGTTCTATGATATTCTGGGTAGGGTTTATAGGGAGCGTGGCTTATGGAAAGAGGCCATACGGTACCATCGCAAAGCATTACAACTTGCTAACGCTTCAAGTAGTAAAGCCTCACTCATTAATAATTATGCTATCACGCTACTTAAATCTGGTGACAATAACGGCGCCATACAACAACTAGAGGTAGGTCTTGCCTATAAAGATAGCCTGTCACTTAAAACATTATATAGACTCAAAGATAATTATGGCTTTGCAAAATCACGTGCTGGACACAAAGACGCGATACCCTTACTAGAAGAAGCTTTAGACTTGAGAAGTGATATAAATGACATACCTGGAGAATATGCGAGTCATATACACCTTGCAGAGGCTTATATGGCATTAGAAAACACTAAAAAAACTGCATATCACGCACAACAAGCTTATAACATATCTTCTAAAGCTAAGAATACTGAGGCTGTTATAAAAGCGCTCGATTATTTGATCCCAGTAACTAAAGAGTCTAATGTCCTTTTTGAAGAATACACCTCCCTATCAGATTCTCTAACTAAAGCTCAAAACAAAGCTAAGTTTGACTTTGCAAAGCTGCGCTATGATGTAGAAAAGGCAGAAGAACGAGAAAATATCGCCTTACAAAAAATTACAGCCTCACAGCTTCGCGAAGACATAGCAATTAGAAAAAGAAACTGGGCTTTAGCTGGCATAGGAGCTCTTTTAATCATAGGTATTGTTTTTATATTGTACCAGCGTGAGAAATCAAAAAAACAGCGAATACTAGATCGCTATGAAACAGAAAAACGCCTTGCCAAAAAACTACACGATGAGCTTGCAAACGAGATTTACTTAGTTATGAATGAGGTTGAAAATGAAGTACATTCTCCAGCTGTAGCAGATAGACTTGAAGACATTTACAAGTTAAGTAGAGACCTCTCTAGAGAGACAAAACCTATACAAACAGATGAGAACTTCCCGACAGAACTTGCAATGAACTTACAAACCTATACCTCATCAGAACGCAAACTTATATTAAGAGGTCTGGAATCTATAAACTGGAGTGTTATTAATCCCGAAGTAAAAATCGAGATTTACAGAGTACTACAAGAGTTAATGACTAATATGAGAAAGCATAGTAAAGCTTCTCTTGTAGCGCTAGTTTTTAAGAGTGTAGATAAACTTTTAGAAATTAATTACAGTGACAATGGTAAAGGAGTATCGCTATCGAGAGATAATCGCGGGAGCGGTTTGTTAAACACGCAAACCCGTCTCAAATCTCTAGGAGGAGAAATAAAATTTGACTCTGCGGTAGATGAAGGTTTTAGAGCAGAATTATCAATCCCTATTTAA
- a CDS encoding DUF6252 family protein: MKVVFLTLISVMLFTSCSTIEDNSPALQGIKDSLLFRANDSRAIFNTDGSLVVTGERGLEAVNLLVNNQSQSPVTLGGSNNTNIAVYTDENGVEYSTLNPLSRGNFAYSLNGDNSLSGEFNFTAYTESLQDSVFFYRGVAYQVPILSPLMNEPEVIVLQNNFTAKVNTIMFTPTIINSSVSGNLITVVGQTSTTSLALNFPLNTMAGDYLLGTNPDLSAGYTVPNGVSNATSGELTIITNDAANELIVGTFSFQTDDGFEVTEGAFTINY, from the coding sequence ATGAAAGTAGTATTCCTTACATTAATAAGTGTAATGCTCTTTACTTCTTGTAGTACAATAGAAGACAATAGTCCGGCTTTACAAGGAATTAAAGACAGCTTACTCTTTAGAGCAAATGACTCGAGAGCCATTTTCAATACAGACGGAAGCCTAGTTGTCACTGGAGAGCGCGGCCTTGAAGCCGTTAATCTTCTTGTTAACAACCAGAGCCAGAGTCCCGTTACCCTAGGCGGATCAAATAACACAAATATAGCTGTATACACAGATGAGAATGGTGTAGAGTACAGCACACTTAACCCTCTTTCTCGAGGAAATTTTGCTTATTCTCTTAACGGCGACAACAGCCTCTCTGGAGAGTTTAACTTTACCGCATATACAGAATCACTGCAAGATTCTGTTTTCTTTTATAGAGGTGTTGCATATCAAGTCCCTATACTAAGTCCTTTAATGAATGAACCAGAAGTAATTGTACTTCAAAACAACTTTACTGCAAAGGTAAATACGATAATGTTTACTCCTACTATCATAAATAGTTCGGTATCTGGTAATCTTATAACCGTAGTGGGACAAACTTCTACCACATCTCTTGCGTTAAACTTTCCGCTCAACACAATGGCAGGTGACTATTTATTAGGTACAAATCCAGACCTCTCGGCTGGCTATACGGTTCCCAATGGAGTGTCTAATGCTACATCTGGAGAGCTTACCATCATAACAAATGACGCAGCAAATGAGCTTATCGTAGGTACCTTTTCTTTTCAAACAGATGATGGGTTTGAGGTAACAGAAGGAGCATTTACTATAAATTACTAA
- a CDS encoding tRNA1(Val) (adenine(37)-N6)-methyltransferase, whose product MSSKPFKFKQFTIAQDRCAMKIGTDGVLLGAWTSTEAYPDSILDIGTGTGVIALMLAQRCDAQTIDAVELDDNAYEQATENFENSDWGDRLFCYHAHLYEFAAEVDDEYDLIVCNPPFYTEDLTQASQDALKEKSQNDGAALDAREQARFESAMPFELLVGAVAKLLSPEGTFNVIIPYEREEDFILLCSRAQLVPTRITRVKGTPDAPVKRSLMSFSFAFQDKEVVGGEDRFRESVTPQSPAEITTLIIEKSRHDYTDAYVSLVRDFYIKM is encoded by the coding sequence ATGTCATCAAAACCCTTTAAATTCAAACAGTTTACCATCGCCCAAGATCGCTGCGCGATGAAAATAGGTACAGATGGTGTCTTGCTAGGTGCTTGGACGTCTACAGAGGCATACCCAGATAGCATACTCGATATAGGGACAGGCACAGGTGTGATTGCACTTATGCTAGCACAACGCTGCGATGCACAAACTATAGATGCCGTAGAGCTAGATGATAATGCCTATGAGCAGGCTACCGAAAATTTTGAAAACAGTGACTGGGGTGATCGTCTGTTTTGTTACCACGCACATTTATACGAGTTTGCGGCAGAGGTAGATGATGAGTATGATCTTATAGTTTGTAATCCCCCATTTTATACAGAAGATCTCACACAAGCCTCACAAGACGCATTAAAAGAAAAGTCACAAAATGATGGTGCAGCCCTAGATGCAAGAGAGCAAGCAAGGTTTGAGTCTGCAATGCCTTTTGAATTACTTGTGGGAGCGGTGGCAAAGCTTCTTTCGCCAGAGGGTACATTTAATGTGATCATTCCTTATGAGCGTGAAGAAGATTTCATTTTGCTATGTTCAAGAGCACAACTTGTGCCTACAAGAATTACCAGAGTAAAAGGAACCCCAGACGCACCAGTAAAGCGCAGTCTTATGTCTTTCTCATTTGCTTTTCAAGATAAAGAAGTGGTAGGTGGAGAAGACCGCTTTCGCGAAAGCGTAACCCCGCAAAGTCCCGCAGAGATAACAACGCTTATTATCGAAAAGTCACGTCACGACTATACCGATGCATATGTGTCACTAGTTAGAGACTTCTATATCAAAATGTAA
- a CDS encoding 30S ribosomal protein S16: MSVKIRLQRHGKKGKPFYWIVAADARAKRDGKYLEKIGTYNPNTNPAQIDLDVDGAVTWLQNGAQPTETAKRLLSYKGAMLKNHLAGGVRKGALTEEQAEEKFNAWLEEKASKVAAKKGDLSKAEEKAKADALAAEKAVNEARIAAAQPEVVADAEDAPGAEGEAAASDSEE, from the coding sequence ATGTCAGTTAAAATTAGATTACAAAGACACGGTAAAAAAGGAAAACCTTTTTACTGGATCGTAGCAGCAGATGCACGCGCAAAGAGAGATGGTAAATACTTAGAAAAAATAGGTACTTACAATCCAAACACTAACCCAGCACAGATTGATCTAGATGTAGATGGAGCTGTAACTTGGTTACAAAATGGAGCGCAGCCTACTGAGACGGCAAAACGTCTTTTATCGTACAAAGGAGCAATGCTCAAAAATCACCTTGCAGGTGGTGTACGTAAAGGAGCGCTTACTGAAGAGCAAGCGGAAGAAAAATTCAACGCTTGGTTAGAAGAAAAAGCTTCTAAAGTAGCAGCTAAGAAAGGTGACCTTTCTAAAGCAGAAGAAAAAGCAAAAGCAGACGCTCTTGCAGCTGAGAAAGCTGTAAACGAGGCTCGTATCGCAGCAGCACAACCAGAAGTGGTTGCAGATGCTGAGGATGCTCCTGGTGCAGAGGGTGAAGCAGCAGCTTCAGACTCTGAAGAGTAA
- a CDS encoding ferritin-like domain-containing protein: MSYTEEVGNKLNNLLTKSYDAEAGYKKAAEKVSNTGLKNFFNNRAQDRYNFGHEIKEEVRSFGQEVDKGTSFTADAHRAWMDVKAAFTTDNDEAVLEEAIRGEKASVETYNEVLAETSLPNSTRTILEKQRNSIQNALNEVKTLEEWA; this comes from the coding sequence ATGAGCTATACAGAAGAAGTAGGAAATAAGTTAAACAATTTATTAACCAAGTCATATGATGCAGAAGCTGGCTACAAGAAAGCAGCAGAAAAAGTAAGCAACACAGGACTAAAAAACTTTTTTAATAACCGTGCTCAAGATCGATATAACTTTGGACACGAAATTAAGGAAGAGGTACGCAGCTTCGGCCAAGAAGTAGACAAAGGAACAAGCTTTACAGCAGATGCGCACAGAGCGTGGATGGATGTAAAAGCAGCTTTTACAACAGATAATGACGAAGCGGTTTTAGAAGAAGCAATACGAGGAGAAAAGGCCTCTGTAGAAACATATAACGAAGTACTCGCAGAGACTTCATTACCAAACTCAACAAGAACAATACTAGAAAAACAACGTAATAGCATACAGAATGCTCTTAACGAAGTAAAAACTCTTGAAGAGTGGGCATAA